A window of the bacterium genome harbors these coding sequences:
- a CDS encoding Stp1/IreP family PP2C-type Ser/Thr phosphatase: protein MNINYKAISDVGRKRSANEDSFFADPELKLFVVADGMGGHAAGEVASKIAVDSIQEFIKFTNDDKDITWPYEYDETLSLAGNRLKTAIQSAHAKVLEATSQKKEFQGMATTVVSILVADTKAQVAHVGDSRAYLVREGKLIQLTSDHSWVNEQLRTGAITSAQARNHPYRNIVTRALGGPNPVDVDVTEEPLQNGDIILLCSDGLNTMISDEDILDIVDRHKGDLEKACEELINIANQNGGEDNVTAILVKYQDEPQE, encoded by the coding sequence ATGAATATCAACTACAAGGCCATATCTGATGTTGGAAGAAAGAGGAGCGCAAATGAGGACAGCTTTTTTGCGGATCCGGAACTGAAGCTATTTGTGGTCGCGGATGGTATGGGAGGGCATGCCGCCGGTGAGGTCGCATCAAAAATCGCAGTCGACTCCATTCAGGAATTTATCAAATTCACCAACGATGATAAGGATATCACCTGGCCTTACGAATATGATGAAACTTTATCTCTGGCCGGGAACCGCTTGAAAACAGCGATCCAGAGCGCACATGCCAAAGTTCTGGAAGCTACAAGTCAAAAGAAAGAATTTCAGGGGATGGCAACAACAGTTGTTTCCATCCTGGTTGCTGATACCAAAGCCCAGGTTGCGCACGTAGGAGATAGCCGGGCCTATCTGGTCCGGGAAGGAAAACTCATTCAGTTAACGAGCGACCATTCCTGGGTCAATGAACAATTAAGGACCGGCGCCATCACTTCGGCACAGGCGAGGAATCACCCTTATCGAAATATTGTGACGCGAGCGCTGGGCGGCCCCAATCCGGTGGATGTGGATGTCACGGAAGAACCGCTGCAAAATGGCGACATCATTCTCCTCTGTTCAGATGGACTCAATACCATGATTTCCGATGAAGATATTCTGGACATCGTAGATCGGCATAAAGGTGATCTGGAAAAAGCGTGCGAAGAACTGATCAACATAGCGAATCAGAACGGAGGTGAAGACAACGTCACGGCGATTCTCGTAAAATACCAAGACGAGCCACAAGAATAG